From a single Drosophila sulfurigaster albostrigata strain 15112-1811.04 chromosome 3, ASM2355843v2, whole genome shotgun sequence genomic region:
- the LOC133843219 gene encoding thioredoxin reductase 2, mitochondrial, which produces MLHLKLLRKSSALSNCKFLVRSTSSVTKPKYDYDLVVLGGGSGGLACAKEAVEYGARVLCFDYVKPTPVGTTWGIGGTCVNVGCIPKKLMHQACLLGEAVHEAVAYGWNVNAQNIKPDWKKLIKSVQNHIKSVNWVTRVDLRDKKVEYVNSMGSFVDAHTINYKTKQGERRQLTAEHVVVAVGGRPRYPSIPGATEFGITSDDIFSYEKEPGRTLVVGAGYVGLECACFLKGLGYEPTVMVRSIVLRGFDRQMSELVAAMMSERGIRFVDTSIPTAVERMPNGCLLVKHLNTATEQEGSDVYDTVLWAIGRKGLIDDLNLQAAGVATKNDKIVVDHTEATNVPHIYAVGDIIYGRPELTPVAILSGRLLARRLFAGSTQLMDYTDVATTVFTPLEYACVGMSEEMAIESRGAENIEVFHGYYKPTEFFIPQKSVRHCYLKAVAEVTGDQKILGLHYLGPVAGEVIQGFAAALKSGLTVKTLLNTVGIHPTTAEEFTRLSITKRSGRDPTPASCCS; this is translated from the coding sequence ATGTTGCACCTCAAGTTGCTCAGGAAGTCATCAGCTCtgtcaaattgcaaatttctcGTGCGCTCCACGAGCAGCGTGACCAAGCCGAAGTACGACTACGATCTGGTTGTGCTGGGCGGTGGCTCTGGTGGCTTGGCCTGCGCCAAAGAAGCTGTGGAATATGGAGCCAGAGTACTTTGCTTCGACTATGTGAAGCCCACGCCTGTGGGTACCACTTGGGGCATTGGAGGAACCTGTGTCAATGTGGGTTGCATACCAAAGAAGCTGATGCATCAGGCCTGTCTACTGGGTGAGGCGGTGCACGAGGCTGTTGCCTATGGCTGGAATGTGAATGCACAGAATATCAAACCCGATTGGAAAAAACTGATCAAATCGGTGCAGAATCACATCAAGTCTGTGAATTGGGTGACGCGTGTCGATTTGCGGGATAAGAAAGTGGAGTATGTGAATTCAATGGGCAGCTTTGTCGATGCCCACACCATCAACTACAAAACGAAGCAAGGCGAACGCAGACAACTCACAGCAGAGCATGTTGTGGTCGCTGTCGGAGGAAGACCTCGTTATCCCTCGATACCAGGAGCCACAGAGTTTGGCATTACCAGTGATGACATTTTCAGCTACGAGAAGGAACCGGGACGTACTTTAGTCGTGGGTGCCGGCTATGTGGGACTGGAGTGTGCCTGCTTCCTTAAAGGCCTCGGCTATGAGCCCACGGTCATGGTGCGTTCGATTGTGTTACGTGGCTTTGATCGCCAAATGTCCGAGCTGGTCGCCGCCATGATGTCAGAGCGTGGCATTCGCTTTGTGGACACTTCAATTCCCACGGCCGTGGAGCGAATGCCCAATGGCTGTCTGTTGGTGAAGCATCTCAATACAGCCACCGAACAAGAAGGCAGCGATGTCTATGACACCGTCTTGTGGGCCATTGGTCGCAAGGGACTCATCGATGATCTCAATCTGCAGGCAGCGGGCGTAGCTACCAAGAATGACAAGATCGTTGTCGATCACACGGAGGCCACAAATGTGCCGCATATTTATGCCGTGGGTGATATTATCTATGGCAGACCTGAACTCACGCCAGTTGCCATTCTCTCAGGTCGTCTGCTGGCTCGACGACTCTTTGCCGGCTCCACGCAGCTGATGGACTACACGGATGTGGCAACCACAGTATTTACACCTCTTGAGTACGCTTGCGTGGGAATGTCCGAGGAAATGGCCATTGAATCGCGTGGAGCGGAGAACATTGAGGTTTTCCACGGGTATTACAAACCCACAGAGTTCTTTATACCCCAGAAGAGTGTGCGCCATTGTTATTTGAAAGCTGTGGCTGAAGTCACTGGTGATCAGAAGATACTTGGCTTACATTATTTGGGCCCCGTTGCAGGCGAGGTGATTCAGGGCTTCGCTGCCGCACTTAAATCGGGACTGACAGTAAAAACCTTGCTGAATACTGTTGGCATTCATCCAACAACAGCCGAAGAATTCACTAGACTGTCGATAACTAAACGTTCGGGTCGAGATCCGACTCCAGCATCGTGTTGCAGTTAA
- the LOC133844482 gene encoding uncharacterized protein LOC133844482, with protein MINFAALNLLIFNLWLVHVIQNIYRIGSDDAAKKGVNQLAEHRVFSDLMLNAFSAINALLLLPTFLQNRVMGWLLGFILTWNIFIYQRILSFQLQLIYALWKSHENRLKCALIICFLIVVNGFYLNFFYRALKLQRKSFTVSAKEKMKQHKKEMEVKND; from the exons atgatcaaTTTTGCTGCATtaaatcttttaatatttaatttgtggcTCGTTCACGTGATACAAAATATCTATCGCATTGGCAGTG ATGATGCCGCTAAGAAAGGGGTCAACCAACTTGCCGAACACAGAGTCTTCTCCGATTTGATGTTGAACGCCTTTAGTGCGATCAATgcgcttttgctgttgccaacTTTCTTACAG AACCGTGTAATGGGCTGGCTGTTGGGCTTTATTCTCACCtggaatattttcatatatcaaAGAATACTTTCATTCCAACTGCAGCTAATTTATGCGCTGTGGAAAAGTCATGAAAATCGCTTAAAGTGTGCTTTAATCATTTGCTTCCTCATTGTTGTCAACGGCTTCtacttgaatttcttttatcGAGCTTTAAAACTGCAACGCAAATCGTTCACTGTCAGTGCAAAAGAGAAAATGAAGCAGCATAAAAAGGAAATGGAAGTGAAAAACGATTGA